A portion of the Nitrosopumilus sp. genome contains these proteins:
- a CDS encoding response regulator yields MNKTTCIVIDDDQGIVDLFCELLGVLDVNVLTTANNGMNAELLYKKHKPDIVFTDLQMPDYDGYYVVETIKDLNPDAKIVVITGDLNAGESDLFDLLHVPIINKPFDTHEIKQVITDVFLEENKPITPFEIQYRFKDDINFYACTVTYPQYRNLKQLPVIEECKIVSTKNNIQAYQDEMQRALDLVVQNDTSHIRKLSEIVRD; encoded by the coding sequence ATGAACAAGACTACATGTATTGTTATTGATGATGATCAAGGAATTGTCGACTTGTTTTGCGAATTGCTAGGGGTACTTGACGTTAATGTACTTACAACCGCAAACAATGGAATGAACGCAGAACTGCTTTACAAAAAGCACAAGCCTGACATTGTTTTTACAGATTTGCAGATGCCAGACTATGACGGATATTATGTGGTTGAGACAATCAAGGATCTAAATCCAGATGCCAAGATAGTAGTCATTACAGGGGATTTGAACGCAGGTGAATCTGATCTTTTTGATTTGCTGCATGTGCCAATAATTAACAAGCCATTTGACACTCATGAAATAAAACAGGTAATAACAGATGTTTTCCTAGAGGAGAACAAACCTATTACACCATTTGAAATTCAATACAGATTCAAAGATGACATTAATTTTTATGCATGTACAGTAACCTACCCCCAATATAGAAATCTCAAACAGTTACCTGTCATTGAAGAATGCAAGATAGTAAGCACCAAAAACAACATTCAGGCATACCAAGATGAAATGCAAAGAGCGTTAGATTTGGTCGTACAAAACGACACCAGTCACATTAGAAAACTATCTGAAATTGTGCGTGATTGA
- a CDS encoding transcriptional regulator, which translates to MNNIDTFFASSLERMICTHLGDTTFHSIQNRLFEKYGMSITESMNGFQKLDSVLREFFGAGAEGLERKFLEGICTIKSKKDKVENRFTISDPKLSQSILRAFSDDEMTKILNASIGEPWTITEILEKLDIPKSSGYRKINSLIEQGLLIKAGHDFTANRRTVDKYKSLFDNVNIDFSNKLSVNVQFTQEVIRSSTVLQTVYCN; encoded by the coding sequence ATGAACAACATTGACACTTTTTTTGCATCATCACTTGAGAGGATGATCTGTACCCATTTAGGCGACACTACATTTCACAGTATTCAAAACAGACTGTTTGAAAAATACGGCATGTCAATTACAGAATCCATGAATGGCTTTCAGAAACTGGACTCTGTTTTAAGAGAGTTTTTTGGAGCAGGTGCTGAAGGATTGGAGAGAAAATTCCTTGAGGGAATCTGCACCATCAAATCCAAAAAAGACAAAGTCGAAAACAGGTTTACAATATCTGATCCGAAACTCAGTCAGTCCATTCTAAGGGCGTTTAGCGATGACGAAATGACAAAAATACTCAATGCATCAATTGGCGAGCCATGGACCATCACAGAGATTCTGGAAAAACTAGACATTCCAAAGTCATCAGGATACAGAAAGATCAACTCCCTGATAGAACAAGGATTGCTGATAAAGGCAGGGCATGACTTTACTGCAAACCGAAGAACAGTTGACAAATACAAGTCCCTGTTTGACAATGTGAATATTGATTTTAGCAACAAATTATCTGTGAATGTACAATTCACACAGGAAGTCATCAGAAGTAGCACTGTGCTTCAGACAGTTTACTGCAACTAA